A section of the Naumovozyma dairenensis CBS 421 chromosome 5, complete genome genome encodes:
- the PKC1 gene encoding protein kinase C (similar to Saccharomyces cerevisiae PKC1 (YBL105C); ancestral locus Anc_7.441) translates to MLSNIKEDIQRKIAVEQNIIQGATNLKKRTDNVMVIQKCNTNIREARQNIEYLEDTLRKLKLNDNQPNASKGFSDSTSHLEEKGQEYGVLSTISPEEQTFSRLDLIKYDCPSLSQRIQFMLQQLEFKLQVEKQYQEANTKLTKLYRIDGDEHTSSAAEGGAFESKYMIQLLTKSLKKYQAINVDLDQYKPHDNDSLNNNQSKFRRKQLTGVLTIGITALRDVDHIQSPMFARKPESYISIKIDDTVKARTKASRNDRWNEKFNISVDKGNEVEITIYDKVNDMMMPVAVTWLLLSDIAEEIRKKKVEQTSGMHGWANASNHGLSSSSLEEAPKNSSNVQSESLSSASTARPETVVSTNQAAQITTNQWFILEPSGQMLLTLGFQKTSQPERKNVVGGLHRQGAIINRKEEVFEQHGHHFVQKSFYNIMCCAYCGDFLRYTGFQCQDCKFLCHKKCYTNVVTKCIAKISTDTDPDEAKLKHHIPHRFEPVSNRGTKWCCHCGYILPWGKHKVRKCSECGIMCHTQCAHLVPDFCGMSMEMANQILRTIKDTQRSQEKRRKRIPISGQQDSGGPTAVATRSPKKASEQKTNEIYMDKNKIQNESKRQSYENRPEQYSRDQSTLETRFDNEQTVKQENIRKKLNTFIDNNEAYLDFTNNTSETMAVDVSSKTLDPTNRLSYRDAQLETKDVAVTEDRDIEAEQTQMSSYNNARLSIHDKNTLQSASEITEPTYEHSIDLGLETTQLTSAAAEEDIDDNMDTQADFSTSNPFRDMNSAKFEQVQNELSNKIVQDQATILLPTDSNSSYKHQTAVKHKRKTSKRRKVSLDNFVLLKVLGKGNFGKVILSRSKNTGRLCAIKVLKKDNIIQNHDIESARAEKKVFLLATKTKHPFLTNLYCSFQTENRIYFAMEFIGGGDLMWHVQNQRLSVRRAKFYAAEVLLALKYFHDNGVIYRDLKLENILLTPEGHIKIGDYGLCKDEMWYESKTSTFCGTPEFMAPEILKEQGYTRAVDWWAFGVLLYQMLLCQSPFSGDDEDEVFNAILTDEPLYPIDMAGDIVQIFQGLLTKDPENRLGAGPRDALEVMEEPFFRNINFEDMLNLKVKPPYIPEIKSPEDTSYFEQEFTSAPPTLTPLPSILTTKEQEEFRGFSFMPDDLEL, encoded by the coding sequence ATGCTGtcaaatattaaagaagatattcAGCGGAAAATCGCCGTTGAAcagaatattattcaagGTGCTAcgaatttaaagaaaaggaCCGATAATGTGATGGTCATTCAAAAATGTAACACGAATATAAGAGAGGCACGCCAAAACATCGAGTATCTTGAAGATACGCTTAGGAAGTTGAAACTAAACGATAATCAACCAAACGCTTCCAAAGGGTTTAGTGATTCAACATCTCatcttgaagaaaaggGGCAGGAATATGGGGTACTGTCTACAATATCACCTGAAGAACAAACGTTTTCCCGTCTTGATTTGATAAAATATGATTGTCCCTCTTTGTCACAGAGGATCCAGTTTATGTTACAGCAGTTGGAATTCAAGCTACAAGTGGAGAAACAATACCAAGAAGCTAATACGAAACTGACTAAGCTGTATAGGATAGATGGTGATGAACATACCAGTTCAGCTGCTGAAGGCGGTGCATTTGAATCGAAGTATATGATTCAGCTGTTGACCAAATCgttaaagaaatatcaaGCAATTAATGTTGATTTGGACCAATACAAGCCACATGATAATGACTCATTGAATAACAATCAATCAAAGtttagaagaaaacaacTGACAGGTGTATTAACTATTGGTATAACTGCCCTAAGGGACGTTGACCATATCCAATCACCGATGTTTGCCAGAAAACCAGAAAGTTACATATCAATCAAGATAGATGACACTGTAAAAGCAAGAACAAAAGCTTCAAGGAATGATAGGTggaatgaaaaattcaatatttctGTTGACAAAGGAAACGAAGTTGAAATCACAATTTATGATAAAGTTAATGATATGATGATGCCAGTCGCCGTTACTTGGCTCCTTCTATCTGACATAGCAGAAGAAATCCGTAAGAAAAAGGTAGAACAAACATCTGGGATGCATGGCTGGGCGAACGCATCGAATCATGGGTTAAGTTCTTCCTCACTGGAGGAGGCCCCTAAAAACTCTTCAAATGTTCAATCAGAATCGCTTTCCTCTGCATCTACAGCAAGGCCTGAAACAGTGGTATCTACCAATCAAGCAGCACAAATCACTACAAATCAATGGTTTATATTAGAGCCGTCAGGTCAAATGCTACTCACTTTAGGTTTCCAGAAAACAAGCCAACCTGAAAGGAAGAATGTAGTTGGTGGGTTACATCGTCAAGGTGCTATCATTaatagaaaagaagaagtatTTGAACAACATGGTCATCACTTCGTTCAAAAGTCTTTCTATAATATCATGTGTTGTGCATATTGTGGTGATTTCTTAAGATACACTGGATTCCAATGTCAAGATTGTAAGTTTTTATGTCATAAGAAGTGCTATACTAACGTGGTTACTAAATGTATTGCCAAAATCTCTACAGACACAGATCCTGATGAAGCCAAATTGAAACATCATATCCCACATAGATTCGAACCTGTTTCCAACCGTGGCACGAAATGGTGCTGCCATTGTGGTTATATTTTGCCATGGGGTAAACATAAAGTACGCAAGTGCAGTGAATGTGGTATAATGTGCCATACACAATGTGCACACCTGGTTCCTGATTTCTGTGGTATGTCAATGGAAATGGCCAATCAAATTTTAAGAACTATTAAGGATACTCAGCGTAGTCAAGAAAagagaaggaaaagaataCCTATTTCAGGGCAACAAGATTCAGGTGGTCCAACCGCAGTGGCGACAAGATCTCCTAAGAAGGCGTCAGAGcaaaaaacaaatgaaatttatatggataaaaataaaattcagAACGAGTCTAAAAGACAATCATATGAGAACAGACCAGAGCAATATAGCAGGGATCAATCAACCCTGGAAACTAGGTTTGACAATGAACAAACAGTTAAGCAGGAAAATATTCGTAAGAAGCTCAACACTTTTATCGACAATAATGAAGCATACCTAGATTTTACAAACAACACTAGCGAGACTATGGCCGTCGATGTGTCTTCAAAGACATTAGATCCTACCAACAGACTATCCTATAGAGATGCACAGCTGGAAACTAAAGATGTGGCAGTCACAGAAGATAGAGATATAGAGGCTGAACAAACACAGATGAGTAGTTATAATAACGCACGCCTGTCTATTCATGACAAAAATACCCTGCAGTCGGCGAGTGAGATCACCGAACCTACATATGAGCATTCAATTGACCTAGGATTAGAAACCACCCAATTAACATCTGCCGCTGCAGAggaagatattgatgataatatggATACGCAAGCAGATTTTTCGACATCAAATCCATTTCGTGATATGAACAGTGCAAAGTTCGAACAAGTGCAGAATGAACTATCGAATAAAATTGTACAGGATCAAGCTACCATATTACTTCCAACTGActcaaattcatcatataaACATCAAACTGCAGTTAAACATAAAAGGAAAACATCAAAACGCCGTAAAGTATCTCTagataattttgttttattaaaGGTGTTGGGTAAAGGTAACTTTGGTAAAGTTATTCTATCGAGGTCCAAAAATACAGGAAGGTTATGCGCTATCAAAGTGTTGAAGAAGGACAATATTATCCAGAATCATGATATTGAAAGTGCTCGAGCGGAAAAGAAAGTATTCCTTTTAGCAACGAAAACAAAACATCCGTTTTTGACTAATCTTTATTGTTCTTTCCAAACAGAAAATCGTATCTACTTCGCGATGGAGTTTATTGGAGGTGGTGATTTGATGTGGCATGTTCAAAACCAAAGATTATCTGTAAGACGAGCCAAATTTTATGCTGCAGAAGTTTTGTTGGCACTGAAGTACTTTCATGATAATGGTGTTATTTATCGTGATCTAAAACTAGAGAACATCTTGTTAACACCGGAAGGTCATATCAAGATTGGAGATTATGGGTTGTGTAAAGATGAGATGTGGTATGAAAGCAAGACGTCAACTTTCTGCGGTACTCCTGAGTTTATGGCTCCCGAGATCTTAAAAGAACAAGGTTATACCAGGGCTGTTGATTGGTGGGCTTTTGGAGTTCTGTTATATCAGATGCTACTGTGTCAATCTCCATTTTCAggagatgatgaagatgaagttTTCAATGCAATTTTAACCGATGAACCATTATATCCTATTGATATGGCCGGTGATATTGTCCAAATTTTCCAAGGTTTATTAACAAAGGATCCTGAAAATCGTCTGGGTGCTGGACCTCGTGATGCCTTGGAGGTGATGGAAGAACCATTTTTCcgtaatattaattttgaagatatgCTAAATTTGAAGGTCAAACCACCCTACATACCAGAAATCAAATCTCCGGAAGATACATCGTATTTCGAACAAGAATTTACGTCAGCTCCGCCCACTTTAACACCGTTACCATCTATTCTTACAACTAAAGAACAAGAGGAATTCCGCGGGTTTTCTTTCATGCCTGATGATTTGGAACTGTGA
- the SRO77 gene encoding putative Rab GTPase-binding protein SRO77 (similar to Saccharomyces cerevisiae SRO77 (YBL106C) and SRO7 (YPR032W); ancestral locus Anc_7.442), which translates to MFKRTKLKKVSNPFKSSKKAEPASSSTTNSPTKTSTSKTNVLRSANISDLTASSSSKMFNPRELYSFGFTGKVITMAFDFTQSLLALATETGELRIYGEKQVEVVIPLENKIPIVKMKFVKGIYLIAVDAKDTILVISLYSKKVLTTVFSPNRITCMEVDPSLDWIFFGLQSGTVMIYDIDRNQFSNMKIENLQKAKFFPKDRLSPVVSIQWNPRDIGTVLISYEWVTVTYSLIDGDIKQSFIYDLPPFSPGGNPSMNVDKLRRPKVIQSLYHPNSLHILTAHEDNSLVFWDANTGELIQARSLLETDVNIPQAGLINNTNGDSGPQILSVDWICQSDPEYTSLVIATGTTTGTENIQDLTMLDLGGTPLYSLTSYEGMSKYYSVPVQERHFPLVNKSKIRSLLPIPKASPYFHGCHDPSFILILLDDGEIETLLYPSGLFTSKASLFPQNISWIRPVVTMSMAVAVPSKLWLGMMSSNSAKDSLLKGGSLTKRPMRKQELRSVIVTGHTNGSLRIYDASHGELDDSSVFDVNVSQILNKSTSVSITHASFATETLELAVCVESGDVVLFKFEVNKFYDPENKNKENNLALEFGRFSLNDHKEILIDVKSRASRYVKQGFMPITAVHAKRGRISAVTNSNVGFVGIAYEDGSILVIDRRGPAVIFMDNIRNISGIRGQNITAIEFSIMEYGQDGYSSILMFCGTNNAEILVYRVFPESNGRFAVEFIEFTKTNDAGSISKIDTFAKANKISCSATISRMQDLSKGIPIPGYVCISGQSDIRIIKPGKSKESHRSFKFPLAASGLSHVYMMNSKGQRELMIILSCLLINGDIKILSVPDLKELKSSPSLVPVHSAFMNGSSVLKNGEIAVRSGKFKMSLISLVNDPKSEITKKSVDTDTLYNPNLRIKYRPQVNTLQWARGTVTCTPEQLDILLGGERRPASKYQESLIAKGTLTVKPTDKPGASSPQLYKKPVRHGRSSHYGVLKSVSRAVETHWDVLEDNFNDYATAVGEGMNDAVEQTGKDLVKGSLGF; encoded by the coding sequence ATGTTCAAACGCAcgaaattgaagaaggtCTCAAATCCCTTCAAGTCTTCAAAGAAAGCTGAACCGGCTTCAAGCTCAACAACGAACTCGCCAACTAAAACCTCAACAAGCAAGACTAATGTACTTAGGTCAGCTAATATATCAGATCTTACTGCTTCATCAAGTTCTAAAATGTTTAACCCAAGAGAGCTTTATAGTTTTGGATTTACAGGGAAAGTAATTACGATGGCCTTTGATTTTACCCAGAGTTTGTTGGCACTGGCAACTGAAACAGGAGAGCTCCGTATATACGGTGAAAAACAAGTAGAAGTTGTTATACCCCTCGAAAATAAAATCCCGATCGTTAAAATGAAGTTTGTCAAGGGTATCTACCTTATTGCAGTAGACGCTAAAGACACCATCTTAGTGATATCTTTATACTCTAAAAAAGTTTTAACGACGGTGTTTTCTCCGAACAGAATCACATGTATGGAGGTAGACCCATCTCTTGATTGGATTTTCTTTGGCCTCCAAAGCGGCACAGTGATGATTTATGACATTGATCGTAATCAATTTTCCAATATGAAGATAGAGAATTTACAGAAAGCGAAATTTTTCCCCAAAGATCGTTTATCACCTGTTGTTTCCATTCAATGGAACCCTAGAGATATCGGAACTGTATTAATTTCATATGAATGGGTAACGGTAACttattcattgattgaCGGAGATATTAAGCAAAGTTTCATCTATGATCTACCTCCATTTTCACCAGGCGGGAATCCATCTATGAATGTTGATAAACTAAGAAGACCAAAGGTGATTCAGTCATTATATCATCCCAATTCTTTACATATTTTAACTGCTCATGAAGATAACTCATTGGTCTTTTGGGATGCTAATACGGGAGAACTGATTCAGGCAAGGTCCTTGCTAGAGACGGATGTCAATATTCCTCAAGCAggtttaataaataatacaaatgGTGACAGTGGTCCTCAAATCCTTAGCGTAGATTGGATATGTCAAAGTGATCCTGAGTATACATCACTAGTGATAGCCACAGGCACTACGACAGGAACAGAAAATATACAAGATTTAACTATGCTTGATCTCGGAGGAACACCATTATATTCACTAACTTCATATGAAGGTATGagtaaatattattcagTACCAGTTCAAGAAAGACATTTCCCATTGGTTAACAAATCAAAAATCCGGAGTTTATTGCCAATACCTAAAGCATCACCATATTTTCATGGCTGTCACGATCCAAGTTTTATATTAATACTTTTGGATGACGGCGAAATTGAGACGTTGTTGTATCCATCTGGTTTATTTACATCAAAGGCGTCGTTGTTTCctcaaaatatttcttggATCCGACCTGTTGTTACCATGTCTATGGCAGTTGCTGTCCCTTCTAAATTATGGTTAGGAATGATGTCATCTAATTCTGCGAAGGATTCCTTATTAAAAGGTGGTTCTTTGACAAAACGACCAATGCGAAAACAAGAGCTAAGGTCAGTTATTGTAACAGGTCATACTAATGGATCTCTAAGGATTTATGACGCATCACATGGTGAGTTGGATGATTCTTCGGTTTTTGATGTTAATGTTTctcaaattttgaataaatcaACTTCAGTCTCCATTACACACGCATCCTTTGCCACTGAAACCTTAGAATTAGCTGTATGTGTAGAGAGCGGGGATGTTGTTCTGTTCAAATTTGAAGTGAATAAATTTTATGATcctgaaaataaaaacaaagagAATAACCTAGCTTTGGAGTTTGGTCGATTTTCGCTGAATGATCACAAAGAAATACTTATTGACGTTAAATCGAGAGCTTCGAGGTATGTTAAACAAGGATTTATGCCAATTACCGCTGTACACGCGAAAAGGGGAAGAATTTCGGCAGTTACAAATAGTAATGTTGGCTTTGTGGGTATTGCATATGAAGATGGGTCTATCTTAGTTATAGATAGAAGGGGTCCAGCCGTGATATTCATGGATAACATAAGAAACATATCAGGAATAAGAGGCCAAAACATTACTGCTATTGAATTTTCTATAATGGAATATGGACAAGATGGCTATTCAAGTATATTAATGTTCTGTGGTACGAATAATGCTGAAATATTGGTATATAGAGTATTCCCTGAATCTAATGGAAGATTTGCCGTAGAGTTTATCGAGTTCACAAAAACGAATGATGCTGGATCAATCAGCAAAATAGACACGTTCGCTAAAGCAAATAAAATCAGCTGTAGTGCCACTATATCAAGAATGCAAGATTTAAGTAAAGGTATTCCTATTCCAGGTTATGTTTGTATATCGGGTCAAAGTGATATTAGAATAATCAAGCCAGGTAAATCAAAGGAATCACACAGATCTTTCAAGTTCCCACTTGCAGCTAGTGGGTTATCACATGTCTACATGATGAATAGCAAGGGGCAAAGAGAGTTAATGATCATATTAAGTTGCTTATTGATAAATGGTGACATTAAAATCTTGTCAGTACCagatttaaaagaattaaaatcttCGCCGTCATTAGTACCTGTACATTCAGCATTCATGAATGGTTCATCagtattgaaaaatggtgAAATTGCAGTAAGAAGTGGGAAATTCAAAATGTCATTGATTTCTCTTGTTAATGACCCTAAATCTGagattacaaaaaaatctGTTGATACTGATACATTGTACAATCCAAACCTtagaataaaatatagACCACAAGTGAATACATTACAATGGGCAAGAGGTACAGTCACATGTACTCCTGAACAGTTAGATATATTACTCGGTGGGGAAAGGAGACCGGCATCTAAATACCAAGAGAGTTTAATAGCGAAGGGTACTCTTACAGTGAAACCTACTGATAAACCAGGAGCAAGTTCACCTCAGTTATATAAGAAACCAGTGAGACATGGAAGAAGTAGTCATTATGGGGTTCTAAAGAGTGTTAGTCGTGCGGTTGAGACACATTGGGATGTGCTTGAAGATAATTTTAACGATTATGCTACAGCTGTCGGTGAAGGTATGAATGATGCAGTGGAACAAACTGGGAAAGATTTAGTTAAAGGATCTCTTGGTTTTTAa
- the MIX23 gene encoding Mix23p (similar to Saccharomyces cerevisiae YBL107C; ancestral locus Anc_7.443): MRTNTYERSHENPEGNSNKITVKFPQQLILDSNLNFSIDSRGTNNRRDNINELVINRKRCIHSTLVDSFLRMLRHSSDDTLRQKINDYSKRDNNGNDISNYDKCRVVKNELYENWKVRTDIINFCDKESQNLKRELDAKYSNNNSNDKPVDPRLDPYAARDYQDEQESQYGEYNKMRTWVANNLHIESILQNTSDRILKQNCDQNKDYLKEFQDLLKYSQR, from the coding sequence ATGCGAACCAATACTTATGAAAGAAGTCACGAAAATCCTGAAGggaattcaaataaaataactGTTAAATTTCCTCAGCAACTCATATTAGATTCTAACTTAAACTTTTCCATTGATTCAAGAGGAACTAACAATCGAAGGgataatatcaatgaattaGTGATAAATCGTAAAAGATGTATACATTCCACATTAGTTGATTCATTTTTACGAATGTTAAGGCATAGTAGTGATGATACATTAAGACAAAAGATAAATGATTATTCCAAGCgagataataatggtaatgataTTAGTAATTATGATAAATGTAGGGTAGTTAAGAATGAATTATATGAGAATTGGAAAGTAAGGACAgatattataaatttttgtGATAAAGAATCTCAAAATCTTAAAAGAGAACTTGATGcgaaatattcaaataacaATTCAAATGACAAGCCCGTTGATCCACGGTTGGACCCCTATGCTGCTAGAGATTATCAAGATGAACAAGAATCGCAATATGGAGAATATAATAAGATGAGAACATGGGTTGCTAATAATTTACATATTGAATCTATATTACAAAATACGAGTGATCGAATATTAAAACAAAACTGTGACCAAAataaagattatttaaaagaatttcAGGATCTTCTGAAATATAGTCAAAGGTAG
- the AIM24 gene encoding Aim24p (similar to Saccharomyces cerevisiae YJR080C; ancestral locus Anc_7.446): protein MMMLKHNIKRNTVAIVQNATAFKKYYHENSNPQLIISTNTISPSSPNNDVDMDPFASTEIELLNQPPTIAKITIPNSSEFFIKKGSLISLYGTNPQNNLYKPSKLKAINEQEQGEGDNINDTNNTEKNIETTVEYNYDHHPFPLHSISVTNNNKNIIEKDPNFLNYIPLMKSSNHFQKISFNDSYSNMNSKINILVSSPNTNVNPFPSPLYHLKLDGTKDWNIFNQNAILAFENNSNLQITQVYDKNRKSSSFSSSPSLFNKYHRIKGRGNVLLSSSSLSQGIGGSILTVHLKNGVDEILINSKNLLAINGVSQLDMNNSMALFNSSESSHPPPNRKHLPLPSIITNDTFLINMKSILNFIKICTKNSIVSLIHYYKIWKIGKPLTLIKINGPRTILIQSNNHIPDSKYNNSNNNILSSSFPDLSFSSNPLKEKAKQGFQNKKKINMNMNADICIENDEIANHDDLKYFIATVTNENNVKFRPVDKV, encoded by the coding sequence ATGATGATGCTCAAGCATAATATTAAGAGAAATACTGTTGCAATCGTTCAAAATGCGACTgctttcaaaaaatattatcatgaAAATAGTAACCCtcaattgataataagTACTAATACGATTAGCCCATCATCACCTAATAATGATGTGGATATGGATCCCTTTGCCTCAActgaaattgaattattaaatcaacCTCCAACAATCGCTAAAATCACAATTCCAAATTCAtctgaatttttcatcaaaaagggttctttaatatcattatatgGTACCAATCCACagaataatttatataagCCCTCGAAACTAAAAGCGATAAATGAACAGGAGCAAGGAGAAGgagataatattaatgatactAATAATACCGAGAAGAATATTGAAACCACAGTGGAGTATAATTATGACCATCATCCATTTCCTTTACACTCGATCTCTgttacaaataataataaaaatattattgaaaaggaccccaattttttaaattatattcccttaatgaaatcttctaaccattttcaaaaaatttcatttaatgattcttATTCGAATATGAAtagtaaaataaatatattagtATCCTCCCCTAATACAAACGTAAATCCATTCCCTTCACCATTATACCATCTAAAATTGGACGGCACGAAAGATTGGAATATCTTTAATCAGAATGCTATTTTGGCCTTTGAAAATAACTCAAATTTACAAATTACACAAGTTTATGATAAGAATAGAAAATCTTCATCCTTCTCATCGTCACCatcattattcaataaatatcaTCGAATAAAAGGTCGTGGTAATGTTCTGTTATCTTCCTCCTCTTTAAGTCAAGGGATTGGGGGTTCTATTTTAACTgttcatttgaagaatggagttgatgaaatattaattaattcgAAAAATTTACTCGCTATTAATGGGGTGTCACAATTAGATATGAATAACTCAATGGCACTTTTCAACTCATCTGAATCATCTCATCCACCGCCAAATCGAAAACATTTACCTTTACCTTCTATCATTACAAATGAtacatttttaataaatatgaaATCCATTTTAaactttatcaaaatatgTACGAAGAATTCAATAGTTTCATTGATTCATTACTacaaaatttggaaaattggTAAACCATTAACTTTaattaaaatcaatggTCCAAGAACAATACTAATTCAAAGTAATAACCATATTCCCGATagtaaatataataatagcaacaataatattctctcatcttcatttccagatctttccttttcatcaAATCCATTAAAGGAGAAAGCTAAGCAGggttttcaaaataaaaagaaaatcaatatgaatatgaacGCAGATATAtgtattgaaaatgatgaaattgcaAACCATGATGAtcttaaatattttattgcCACTGTAAcgaatgaaaataatgtgAAATTTAGACCCGTTGATAAAGTTTAA
- the EAF6 gene encoding Eaf6p (similar to Saccharomyces cerevisiae EAF6 (YJR082C); ancestral locus Anc_7.447): MPHGDEETQQTTIDIELPDEKMDTKLKEYEDLKEKLKDSLLAKRNLEDEFDRIQQQIYDKETEYLAGSVGAPTSNSKGTPSSSAAAAASHSIGNIIKGFDGFSKSSHHHHHHHHESNFNSGNNNVSFSNQDRIFSLSSALFVKQQQERPKYNNSNTASNNNAKEPLSNINTNGNASSSSLNENGPQQVNSTSQSN, translated from the coding sequence ATGCCACATGGAGATGAGGAAACACAACAAACTACTATCGACATAGAATTGCCCGACGAGAAAATGGATACTAAATTGAAAGAGTACgaagatttgaaagaaaaattaaaagattcCTTACTAGCAAAGAGGAActtagaagatgaatttgatcgtatacaacaacaaatatatGATAAAGAAACAGAGTACCTAGCAGGTTCTGTTGGTGCTCCCACATCAAACAGCAAGGGAACACCATCGTCTTCcgctgctgctgctgcgTCCCATTCTATAGGGaatattataaaaggaTTCGACGGGTTTTCCAAGAGtagtcatcatcatcaccatcatcatcatgaatctaattttaattctggtaataataatgtttcattttctaacCAGGACAGAATCTTTTCATTAAGCAGTGCATTGTTTGTAAAGCAACAACAAGAGAGaccaaaatataataatagcaaCACTGCTTCTAATAACAATGCTAAGGAACCTCTTTCCAACATCAATACCAATGGCaatgcttcttcttcttctttaaatgaaaatggtCCACAACAGGTAAATTCCACTTCGCAATCCAATTAG
- the ACF4 gene encoding Acf4p (similar to Saccharomyces cerevisiae ACF4 (YJR083C); ancestral locus Anc_7.451), whose amino-acid sequence MLKNKFNANSSKSGERIVSQPIELQKLSIVNKQQKTKNASTPTTTPSSSPRKANPIQFPISVESSPKKFNNNQKIPDKNNKETDEEQQAPNDQDLIYQMASKQRQIIELETLLNKAKNEFKQLENEFKLSLNTDDNYNGDDILNENESEINNGNNGRNLGIIGLNNHSSTSINVNNATKWLSSVQKRINDVNNSPNVIKSKKNISNFFTNVSSNNNNNNNNNNNNNNKSNTDETIYEGENDDISTIRNRTRMNQNKNLEIDPVEDEEEDNDYNNNEASIGLKSTSNNRTFLGNLINKFNEINVDEMEEQEFDESQNKQRNNYYIKESYDYDIDQDQDASRLEAEEDDDDDNPALQNLDGIPISYFKR is encoded by the coding sequence ATGTTaaagaataaatttaaCGCAAACAGTAGTAAGTCGGGTGAAAGAATCGTTAGTCAACCAATTGAACTgcaaaaattatcaattgttaacaaacaacaaaaaacaaaaaatgcTTCTACTCCTACCACAACTCCGTCTTCTTCCCCAAGGAAAGCTAATCCAATTCAATTCCCAATATCTGTAGAATCAAGTCCaaagaaattcaataataatcaaaagATCCCTGACaaaaataacaaagaaACAGATGAAGAACAACAAGCGCCAAATGATCAGGatctaatttatcaaatggCTTCTAAACAAAGACAAATCATTGAATTAGAAACGTTATTGAATAAAGCTAAAAATGAGTTTaaacaattggaaaatgaatttaaattatctttaaaCACTGATGATAATTATAACGgtgatgatattttaaatgaaaacGAAAGTGAAATAAACAATGGCAATAACGGTAGAAACCTGGGGATAATAGGCCTGAATAATCATAGTAGCACTAGTATTAACGTTAACAATGCCACTAAATGGTTATCAAGTGttcaaaaaagaattaatgaTGTTAATAATTCACCAAACGTTATTAAAagtaagaaaaatataagtaATTTCTTTACTAATGTTtctagtaataataataataataataataataataataataataataataagagCAATACAGATGAAACTATATATGAAGGTgagaatgatgatattagtACCATCAGGAACAGAACTAGAATGAATCAGAATAAGAATTTGGAAATAGACCCAGTAgaggatgaagaagaagataatgattACAATAACAATGAGGCAAGTATAGGTTTGAAATCTACTTCGAATAATAGAACTTTTTTAGGGAATcttataaataaattcaatgaaataaatgTTGATGAAATGGAAGAACAAGAGTTCGATGAATCCCAAAATAAACAACGAAACAACTATTACATTAAGGAAAGTTATGATTACGACATTGATCAAGATCAAGATGCGAGTCGGCTAGAAGCTGAAGAAGACGATGACGACGACAACCCAGCCTTACAAAACTTGGATGGAATTCCTATCAGCTATTTCAAGAGATGA